A window from Pangasianodon hypophthalmus isolate fPanHyp1 chromosome 4, fPanHyp1.pri, whole genome shotgun sequence encodes these proteins:
- the acap1 gene encoding arf-GAP with coiled-coil, ANK repeat and PH domain-containing protein 1, with product MTVKMDFEECLKDSPRFRAAIEAVEGDVNELETRLEKLVKQCNAMLEAGRTYCQSSKSFVNGLRELGCHLSEDTTVGNCLEKFSKKLSTILAAQEELIESTQKSVKLKLQSFVKEDVKRFKDARKEFERSSETLETALGRNAQAPRGKLHEVDEATQALIHARKAFRAGTLDYVLQINVIESKKKTDILMAMLSLMETQATFFQHGHQSLTELEEYRKQLSNEYTQLVLNSARDKRDMEQRHGDIKKKDETYDESILDFSPDASSGIAMEGYLYKRASNAFKTWSRRWFSIQKNQLVYQKKFKEQPTVVVEDLRLCTVKPCAEQERRFCFEVVSPSKSCLLQADSERQQQGWMSAVQNSIASAFQERREDTYSPRERCSSVSGSSMNLGIGEQKDCKALEEVQAIPGNSQCCDCGEPGPDWASINLGITLCITCSGIHRSLGVHFSKVRSLTLDSWEPELIKLMCELGNAAINRIYEARIDEITIKKPHPSSPRQDKESWIRSKYVEKKFIHKLPETGRGTPLRRSSARRHRAATQDKLNQRPPLKPKPNRATLARNTGLTPSEIMNSTGSHKDEEEEEDLSGLHPGALLYRSAALQHFPVMADALAHGADVNWVNVAEESKTPLIQAATVNSLAACEFLLQNGANVNQADSNGRGPLHHATILGHTGLVCLFLKRGADYNKKDISQKDPITIAVESANADIVTLLRIAKMNKEMREMDGGFAQSGDETYHDIFRDFSQMASNNPEKLKRRSTDIKIP from the exons ATGACTGTCAAGATGGATTTTGAAGAGTGCTTAAAGGACTCCCCCAGGTTCAG GGCAGCCATTGAGGCAGTGGAGGGGGATGTGAATGAACTGGAGACACGTCTCGAAAAG TTGGTGAAGCAGTGTAATGCCATGCTGGAAGCAGGCCGAACATATTGCCAGAGCAGTAAGAGCTTTGTAAATGGACTCAGGGAACTTGGATGCCACCTCTCTGAAGACACAACTGTGGGG AACTGTCTGGAAAAGTTCTCCAAGAAGCTGTCCACCATCCTCGCGGCTCAGGAG GAGCTCATTGAAAGCACACAGAAGTCAGTGAAACTGAAGCTGCAGAGTTTTGTGAAAGA GGATGTGAAACGCTTTAAAGATGCACGTAAGGAATTTGAGCGCAGCAGTGAGACTCTGGAGACGGCTTTGGGGAGGAATGCTCAAGCCCCACGGGGAAAGCTGCATGAGGTTGACGAGGCCACTCAGGCCCTAATTCATGCCCGTAAAGCCTTCAGAGCAGGGACTCTGGACTATGTACTGCAG ATTAATGTTATTGAGTCCAAGAAGAAGACTGATATACTGATGGCG atgCTCTCGCTGATGGAAACCCAGGCTACGTTCTTCCAGCATGGTCATCAGTCCCTCACAGAACTGGAGGAGTATCGTAAGCAACTCAGTAATGAG TACACACAACTAGTTCTAAACTCTGCAAGAGATAAGAGGGACATGGAGCAGAGACATGGTGACATTAAGAAAAAG gatGAGACCTATGATGAATCAATCTTGGACTTCAGTCCAGATGCATCCAGTGGAATTGCCATGGAGGGCTACTTGTACAAGAGAGCCAGCAATGCCTTCAAAACATGGAGCAG GCGCTGGTTTTCCATTCAAAAAAACCAACTGGTCTACCAAAAGAAATTCAAA GAGCAGCCCACTGTGGTGGTGGAAGACTTGCGCCTGTGCACAGTGAAACCCTGTGCGGAACAGGAGAGAAGGTTCTGCTTTGAGGTTGTCTCACCCTCAAA GAGCTGTCTATTGCAGGCAGAttcagagagacagcagcaaGGCTGGATGAGTGCTGTGCAGAACAGCATTGCTTCAGCATttcaggagaggagagaggacacATACAGCcct agGGAGCGCTGCAGCTCTGTGTCAGGCAGCAGTATGAATCTGGGTATTGGAGAGCAGAAGGACTGTAAAGCCCTGGAGGAGGTTCAGGCTATACCCGGGAACAGCCAGTGCTGTGACTGTGGAGAACCAGGGCCAGACTGGGCTTCCATTAACCTGGGCATAACACTCTGTATCACCTGCTCTGGTATACacag gAGTCTGGGTGTCCATTTCTCTAAAGTACGATCTCTAACTCTGGACTCATGGGAGCCTGAGCTCATAAAA CTGATGTGTGAGTTGGGAAACGCTGCCATTAACCGGATCTACGAGGCACGCATTGATGAGATTACGATAAAGAAACCACACCCTTCCAGTCCCAG GCAGGATAAAGAGTCGTGGATACGTTCAAAATATGTGGAGAAAAAATTCATCCACAAGCTTCCTGAAACAGGGCGGGGTACGCCACTGCGTCGCTCCAGTGCACGCCGTCATCGAGCAGCAACACAAGACAAACTAAACCAACGTCCTCCCCTCAAACCCAAACCCAACAGAGCCACCCTGGCACGGAAcacag GCCTGACCCCAAGTGAAATCATGAACAGTACTGGCTCTCACaaag atgaggaagaagaggaggactTGAGTGGTCTTCACCCTGGTGCTCTGCTCTACCGATCTGCAGCACTTCAGCATTTCCCTGTTATGGCCGATGCTCTAGCTCACGGAGCTGATGTTAACTGGGTTAATGTGGCTGAGGAGAGCAAAACGCCACTCATACAGGCCGCGACCGTG AATTCTCTGGCAGCGTGTGAGTTCTTGCTGCAGAATGGCGCTAATGTTAACCAGGCTGACTCGAATGGAAGAGGACCCTTACACCATGCTACTATACTGGGACATACAGg gctggtgtgtttgtttctgaagAGAGGAGCCGACTACAACAAAAAGGACATAAGCCAAAAAGACCCGATCACCATAGCTGTAGAAAGTGCCAATGCTGATATTGTTACACT CCTCCGAATAGCCAAGATGAACAAGGAGATGCGAGAGATGGATGGCGGCTTCGCCCAATCAG GTGATGAAACCTATCATGATATCTTTAGGGATTTCTCTCAAATGGCTTCCAACAACCCTGAGAAGCTGAAACGGCGCAGTACTGATATTAAAATCCCATAA